In Chthoniobacterales bacterium, the genomic stretch GCCGGAATCGAGTTTACCGATCTCACCCTCGCCCGGCTCGGGGCGAACTCGATCTTTTCGTTCGACGCCAAGGCGCGGGCGATGAATGCCGCCAAGGGCGCGGTCCTCTTTTCCAAGCCGACTAATTCGGGACCGATTCAGATCCAGGCGGGCGCAATTTCGGGGGCAATCACCGGTTCCACCGGGTTCGCCTCCACGGTGGCGATCGAAGGATTAGGCCCGGTAGGTCATCTGCCCTCGAAAGGCAAGGGAACAACGACGCTGCTCGGCATGCTCGAGGGGAAATTCGTTGGCGGCACCCGCTGGACGGATAGCGCTGGCCGCGAACACAACTCTCCTTTCCGGTTGGGCCCGGGCGAGATGGTGATCGCACGGCCGGATGGCGCGCCGCGTCTGGCCCAATTCGATATCCCGCGGTTCCTGCGGACGTCGCCGCTGGTGAAAAATTTCAGGGGGCCATTGCCTAACGAGGCCGCGCTGGCCCGCGCCGTGGCCGATTTCGAAGCGGACGATCGGGCCGGCTTCGTCGACCGCAGCAACATCATGGTTTCCAACAAACCGCGCAACCTGGCCCTGGTCGGGCGGATCGTTCCTCCCGATGTGGCAGCGCAAATCAGAAATCAGCCCGGCGGATTTCTTCCCGGCATCACCGGCGTCATTCGCGCTCAGCTGATCTGGAATACGGCCGCCGATCTCGATCTCTACCTGACTTTGCCGACCGGGCAGGTCGTTTCATTCGGCAAC encodes the following:
- a CDS encoding FecR domain-containing protein, with the protein product MAGLLGGTGVISGADLSQAVIKEKYNVVTLAPNQAGAAHPAPEGTVIRDEGVVRTGTDSRAGIEFTDLTLARLGANSIFSFDAKARAMNAAKGAVLFSKPTNSGPIQIQAGAISGAITGSTGFASTVAIEGLGPVGHLPSKGKGTTTLLGMLEGKFVGGTRWTDSAGREHNSPFRLGPGEMVIARPDGAPRLAQFDIPRFLRTSPLVKNFRGPLPNEAALARAVADFEADDRAGFVDRSNIMVSNKPRNLALVGRIVPPDVAAQIRNQPGGFLPGITGVIRAQLIWNTAADLDLYLTLPTGQVVSFGNVSVVFNNGRATARLDRDNNGGTINFPPNTRVENIVVNGIPLAGIYRFMVNNFNSTNPSDFFTLRVFYNGRLQLVTGSLAAGQNSVPVVVQVPRP